Proteins from a genomic interval of Arachis hypogaea cultivar Tifrunner chromosome 10, arahy.Tifrunner.gnm2.J5K5, whole genome shotgun sequence:
- the LOC112715693 gene encoding large ribosomal subunit protein P1: MGSSELGCTYASLILHDEEIPITAEKINTLLKAANVTVEAFWPSLFAKLAQKRNIEDLVLNAGSGGGGAVAVAAPAGGAAAGGAAEAAPAKEEKKEEPKEESDDDMGFSLFD; the protein is encoded by the exons ATGGGTTCCAGCGAGTTGGGCTGCACTTATGCCTCTCTGATTCTCCACGACGAAGAGATCCCAATCACC GCGGAGAAGATTAACACTTTGTTGAAGGCTGCTAATGTTACCGTTGAGGCATTCTGGCCCAGCCTCTTCGCAAAGCTTGCTCAGAAAAGGAACATCGAGGATCTCGTCTTGAACGCCGGATCTGGTGGCGGTGGTGCCGTCGCCGTCGCAGCTCCTGCTGGCGGTGCCGCCGCTGGTGGTGCTGCTGAAGCCGCACCTgccaaggaggagaagaag GAGGAGCCCAAGGAAGAGAGTGACGATGACATGGGCTTCAGTTTGTTTGAttag